The Micropterus dolomieu isolate WLL.071019.BEF.003 ecotype Adirondacks linkage group LG23, ASM2129224v1, whole genome shotgun sequence DNA window agcTATTTATCAAACAACTACCAAGAAcgcagaacataaacttaaatacaacTTTCAGCAGTCATCTCTCCTCCTCACAGACACTTTATTGCATACTCGTGcgtggtcataaaccaaaggcCCAGTCTGAGCCAGGAAAACCCCTGAGTTGTATCTGTTTTAACACAGTATAATAGGTTTTCAGTTTAAGTCTGCTGGTTGGTATAGCCTGCCACAATTGGATTTGCTGCTAGCAGAATCCAGCTTGTTATTAGCATGGGAGCTAGCTGGCCATCAGCAGATATTTCCTTGCTTCCCAGGCCGCAGATGAAAGGACGATGATAGAGCTCCACTCCTAGCCAGAAGCAGCCATGGACTATTACTCGTGAGGGTAAACTTGGTGGAAATCTCCCCAGGCCTTCCATATGACCAGCAAAATGTCGATCCTGGACTatcactttttgtcatatttctaaaactgtcactatatcTTAACCATAGTACAGTGTATAGTACAAAACACTGTGTGAACACGTCTGCCTACAGGCCCTAAAATGATGAGCTCACTTAATGATTGCCTTTGTGATGTCACAAACTGATTGAAACTGAATTTTTTCTAGCTGAattcaaacaaaacagagatccttgtcattgggtcccagcacaTGGCTAAACAAAttctgccatctgctggttcgcTATTGGAACACATTAAACTTTGTCACAAGGAATTTTGACGTCTGGTTTGACAGTAATTTAAgctttgagcagcacaccacaaagtttgtttgtttttatcatctgagaaatatatcaaaaatacgATCTGTTAAAAATCTACTCAATTctgcattaaaacacagccaacaCGAAATCTAATGATACAAACCAGAgccaacaaagacaaacaagctTCCCAAATGAACTATGTAAAATGTGGATATTAACAAACATACAGCTAACAGACTACACATTTCTGTTGACAGGATGTCAACTACACTGCTCCTCTAATCATACCACCACTGGGCTTAGAGCTGAAGACCAACATCTATGTCCAGGTCCAAGCAATCAACCTGACCAATCAGTAAGAGCATCAACCTTCTGACTCCGGTCTTCTCTCCAAGAAGAACTACAGACATAACAAATTTCAACAGATTCTTTTAGTATTTTACCAACACATCTGAAGCCCATTGTTCTTCCCCCACCAGGTACAATGTCCTCCTGGACAGATGCTACGCTTCTATCTCTCCTTATCCCACCAACTCCACTTTCTTCAACCTGTTTGTCTCGTAAGTCCATAAATCTCATTCTGGTTCTCATTCCTGGAGACAATCAAAGTCCATGTTAGGCCAACACAGTTTCTTTCTTGATATCAAACAGGTGCTCTAAGGACCAGATGACTATCATGCAGCAGAACGGAGACAGTCACCATGCACGCTTCTCCTTCCCAGCCTTCAGGTTCATTGAACAGCAGAACCAGACAAAGTCCACCTACTACCTGCACTGTATTACCAGACTCTGTGATATCAGCACCTGCAGTACCTTTAAGGTTAGTTAAGGATCAGCAATGAAAAAATCATTAagcccatttctcaccttaatGGTGGAATTCTTCACTTATCAGTTACATTCCTTCTTTCTTCATCTACAGCAATGTAGcaaaaggaggaaaagggaagCCCTTTCCAAAGGTCTTTCAGATTCAACCACTCTCTCCTCAATTCCCATTGTCACCAGAAATGAGAATTGTGAGTATGGCTGTTTGGTAGCACTGGACTGAACGCTGAGTACAAGGCATCTACAAAATTGAAAGCAAAAGGAAAGAATAGTACAGAACTGGTGTTCTGTTTAGGTGTTAATGTTATGTGGTTACAAAGCTGCTGTAAGTCTAAAGTTTACAAGGTGATGTTATGAAAGTCATCATAAGATGGCTTACTAACTTTTAAGTAATACATTGTTATAATTAAAAGCAATCTGCATAGAGGCTTTGGCATAGGAACCTCTGTCATTGGTTTTTCCAAAAAGCAATTTACATTCTTTCCTAGCTCTCTTTACATATGTATGTTGTACAATAGTAAGCCTACCTCCAGTTTGAATATATAGAACACTGCAGGCCCAATTAGTGTTTTTTTCATAGCTCAGACATGACCATTACAAATAGTAATTGATTTTCTCCTTGCATCTTTTTCTTTCAGCATTGGCATCTAAGGAGGAAGGTATAATATTGTTTAATTCCCTGTAATGTATTTCCTATTAGTTCACCAagtaatgaaacattttaattctaagaggaatgtaaatgtttcatttattctGTGGAAGTTAGTTAGTCAGTTGACCATCAGTTGTCCCATGATTGCTTCATTGTCGTTTCTGTCTGAACGTGTGCAGATGATGCTATGTGAGTCAAGGTGTGATGAATTAATTGATGTGTGATGGTTGTGTTGTAAGCAGCTGTATCCAGCAGTGACTCCAAGATCAGTATCGGGATAGCTGTGGGCATCCTCATTCCAGCCGTCATTGTGATTCTAGCTGCAGCAGTTATCCTCTACAGAAGGCTCAGGCACgtttaaaggggaaaaaaatatctgcatgCACCCCTCTGCAAGCTAAACTGTTGGATGAAATGGTGCACGACAACCTTTTTCACAAGCCCTGTGGAGTAGAACTAAGCTCGGAGATCTCtcttaatgtgttttttctcatgTAGCATGCTTATATGTGGTTTAGTGGTCTTATGGTTGTAGTACTAGAAATGTAATGTATGGACTAATTTGAAATGCAAAGTGAAGAGCAGTAACCTTTGCACAAAGAGAGGATTTGCTTGTTTTAGTAGAAATGATGTATTATACGATAAAGAGCTTAAGTGCCATGTAGTGTAATTATGTGCTTTGGTTTTGAAAAGCATAAAAAGGAACCCGCTAGTTTGTAGTGACGATAACAAAATTAtcagtaataatttattaactaattaattagAGCCTTTGGAAATATTTCTAGACACAAATGTACTagtaaaaaattaaagaaagaagaaaatgtaattcataaagtGTTCTGGGTTTAAATAAGTGACACTATTTAAATGCTTTCTGTTACAGGCAAAATTTGACATTAAAAAATGGGATAAGTTTTGAGAGTGAAGCCACTGTTCAATATATTCTTTTCATCAGGGCATGAGCATGAAAGTGCCAGGGCCAATGGTTTTTGGTAAGATTATTATTGTTCTTCAGAAACCAGTGGAAAGCCCTGTACAACTTCCCCACTTGCACCAAATGTGGCAAGTATATCTGTTAATACCACGCCTCATCGTACTGCATCTCCTGCTGCACATGAACTGAAcagatctctctctcacacaaacacgcatacacacacaattcaatGGCTTTATAAGCACTAGTGCATTGCCCGTTCACGAGACTCTTCCCTGTGGTTTTTAGATGCTTGTACAAAGTGTGTTTCTCACATTGATTTCACCTACAGCATTAATAGCAAAGCATTAATACAATGGCAGAGATACTGCTAGATATTCAGTGCTTCCTTAGAACTTCAACAAATCTGCATGATTATACATAACTACGTTTCAACAATTTACTACCACATCGGAGCATATAAGCCCCGTCCCCGCGACACACCCCACTCTGCCCCCACAAGCTACTGTAACACTCCACTTAGCACTGTTAACTAGTATATGTCTCGTGTTCAGATCGCACTAAACGCAACACTGCTCTCCCTTGGAACTGTAACAACACACCTGACACGTTTGAAGTCGACTGGATGAATGGTTCCTGACATAattataaaaagtataaataaagtataaagtaaagtaatcaaaatacaaacacacacacacacata harbors:
- the LOC123963794 gene encoding zona pellucida-like domain-containing protein 1 translates to MLLFNFLEYTDISVECGTSSISLAIQICPAVYSGYNESLLILNHRFQNPECKGTLDETATPPVLRFTFPLNITNACGSTFVTTTSSGTGVFADFSNIQTVNISGVVHSNDPTTGVVTYNTWLKYYYSCAYPLEYLINNTQVEVSGSSIAVTDNNGSFISTLSMSLFSDVNYTAPLIIPPLGLELKTNIYVQVQAINLTNQYNVLLDRCYASISPYPTNSTFFNLFVSCSKDQMTIMQQNGDSHHARFSFPAFRFIEQQNQTKSTYYLHCITRLCDISTCSTFKQCSKRRKREALSKGLSDSTTLSSIPIVTRNENSLASKEEAAVSSSDSKISIGIAVGILIPAVIVILAAAVILYRRLRHV